In a single window of the Pseudoxanthomonas sp. F37 genome:
- a CDS encoding YciI family protein codes for MTQSDYLLISRGQWDETASPQEVQDAIDRFYAWYERGLADGVLKPGSRLERRGRRVTRDGITDGPFAEAKELVGGYWFIVADSLDDAARIAAQNPCLAFGLELEIRPLEAARARADEVTNETPSAWRANDG; via the coding sequence ATGACCCAGTCCGACTACCTGTTGATCTCCCGCGGCCAGTGGGACGAAACCGCATCGCCGCAGGAGGTGCAGGACGCCATCGACCGCTTCTACGCGTGGTACGAACGCGGCCTGGCCGACGGCGTGTTGAAGCCCGGCAGCCGGCTGGAGAGGCGCGGCAGGCGCGTCACCCGCGACGGCATCACCGACGGGCCGTTCGCCGAAGCGAAGGAACTGGTGGGCGGCTACTGGTTCATCGTGGCCGACTCGCTGGACGACGCCGCGCGGATCGCCGCGCAGAATCCGTGCCTGGCCTTCGGGCTGGAACTGGAGATCCGGCCGCTGGAGGCCGCACGCGCGCGGGCGGACGAGGTGACGAACGAAACGCCGTCGGCCTGGCGCGCGAACGACGGCTGA
- a CDS encoding aldehyde-activating protein, with protein sequence MAPITETPSMLAGGCHCGAITLAFSTPQVPADTAPRACDCSFCRAHGAAWVSDAAAQLVLHAPRPGRIRRYRQGSLAAQFLLCGDCGVLVAVVFEDGARTYAAVNARCLQARDAFAPVVPASPQTLAPEEKTARWRQLWIADVRWAND encoded by the coding sequence ATGGCGCCGATCACCGAGACCCCCTCCATGCTCGCGGGCGGCTGCCACTGCGGCGCCATCACCCTGGCCTTCTCAACCCCGCAGGTGCCGGCGGACACGGCGCCGCGCGCCTGCGACTGCAGCTTCTGCCGCGCACATGGCGCGGCGTGGGTCTCGGATGCGGCGGCGCAGCTGGTCCTGCATGCACCTCGCCCGGGGCGCATCCGCCGTTACCGCCAGGGATCGCTGGCCGCGCAGTTCCTGCTGTGCGGCGACTGCGGCGTGCTGGTGGCCGTGGTGTTCGAGGACGGCGCCCGTACCTACGCCGCCGTCAATGCGCGTTGCCTGCAGGCGCGCGATGCGTTCGCGCCTGTCGTGCCGGCGTCGCCGCAGACATTGGCGCCGGAGGAGAAGACAGCGCGCTGGCGGCAGCTGTGGATCGCGGATGTGCGGTGGGCCAACGACTGA
- a CDS encoding VOC family protein, with protein MKRVTGIGGIFFKSADPQALSAWYRDHLGLDTADWGGAMFPWGGEGSPAGMTLWSPFKQDTAYMAPSTASFMVNFRVDDLDALLAALREEGCNVVGDPQVSGQGKFGWVLDPEGNKVELWEPPAGQ; from the coding sequence ATGAAACGCGTCACCGGCATCGGCGGCATCTTCTTCAAGTCGGCGGACCCCCAGGCGCTCAGCGCGTGGTACCGCGACCATCTGGGGCTGGACACGGCCGACTGGGGCGGCGCGATGTTCCCGTGGGGCGGCGAAGGCAGCCCCGCCGGCATGACGCTCTGGAGCCCGTTCAAGCAGGACACCGCGTACATGGCGCCCAGCACCGCAAGCTTCATGGTCAATTTCCGCGTGGACGACCTGGATGCCCTGCTGGCGGCCCTGCGCGAGGAAGGCTGCAACGTGGTCGGCGATCCGCAGGTCTCCGGACAGGGCAAGTTCGGCTGGGTGCTGGACCCGGAAGGCAACAAGGTCGAGTTGTGGGAACCGCCTGCGGGACAGTAG
- a CDS encoding aminopeptidase P N-terminal domain-containing protein: MKALTGIAAAEFARRRRQLMRMAGADAILVLPAAPERVRSHDTHYPYRQDSDFWYLSGFPEPDAVLVLVPGRKHGEAILFCRERDPEREGWDGPRAGQDGAVNDYGMDDAYPIDDLDEILPGLLEGRSRVYYHFGRDADFDLKLIGWVRHVRAHVKQGAQPPHEFLELGHLLHELRLFKSKDEVKLMRRAADISVHAHRAAMRVARPGIREYELQADLERVFRAHDAWPAYNSIVGAGRNACVLHYRANTAQARDGELVLIDAGAEYRGYAADITRTFPVNGRFTPAQRALHDLVGAAQRAALGCARVGVPYEAGHVAAVETLTEGLLRLGLLKGKLEKNLAEGSYRRFYRHKTGHWLGLDVHDVGDYRIDGESRLLEPGMVFTIEPGLYVSHDDTTVDAKWRGIGIRTEDDVLVTAEGPVVLTDALARSADEIEAEMAA; encoded by the coding sequence ATGAAGGCGCTGACCGGCATCGCCGCGGCGGAGTTCGCCCGCCGGCGCCGGCAGTTGATGCGGATGGCGGGCGCGGATGCCATCCTGGTGCTGCCGGCCGCGCCGGAACGGGTGCGCAGCCACGACACCCACTACCCGTACCGCCAGGATTCGGATTTCTGGTACCTGAGCGGCTTTCCCGAGCCGGACGCGGTGCTGGTGCTGGTGCCGGGCCGCAAGCATGGCGAGGCCATCCTGTTCTGCCGCGAGCGCGACCCCGAGCGGGAAGGCTGGGACGGTCCGCGCGCCGGCCAGGACGGCGCGGTGAACGACTACGGGATGGACGATGCCTATCCCATCGACGACCTGGACGAGATCCTGCCGGGGCTGCTGGAAGGGCGCTCGCGCGTCTACTACCACTTCGGCCGCGATGCCGACTTCGACCTCAAGCTGATCGGCTGGGTGCGCCACGTGCGCGCGCACGTGAAGCAGGGCGCGCAGCCGCCGCACGAATTCCTGGAACTGGGCCACCTGCTGCACGAGTTGCGCCTGTTCAAGTCGAAGGACGAGGTCAAGCTGATGCGGCGCGCCGCCGACATCAGCGTGCATGCGCACCGGGCCGCGATGCGCGTCGCGCGCCCGGGCATCCGCGAATACGAACTGCAGGCCGACCTGGAACGCGTGTTCCGCGCCCACGACGCCTGGCCCGCCTACAACAGCATCGTCGGCGCGGGCCGCAATGCCTGCGTGCTGCATTACCGCGCCAACACGGCGCAGGCGCGCGACGGCGAGCTGGTGCTGATCGATGCCGGTGCCGAATACCGCGGCTACGCCGCCGACATCACCCGCACGTTCCCGGTCAACGGACGCTTCACGCCCGCGCAGCGCGCGCTGCACGACCTGGTCGGCGCCGCACAGCGCGCCGCATTGGGCTGCGCGCGCGTCGGTGTGCCCTACGAGGCCGGCCACGTGGCCGCGGTCGAGACGCTGACCGAGGGGCTGCTCAGGCTGGGCCTGCTGAAGGGGAAGCTGGAAAAGAACCTGGCCGAGGGCTCGTACCGCCGCTTCTACCGCCACAAGACCGGCCACTGGCTGGGGCTGGACGTGCACGACGTGGGCGATTACCGCATCGACGGCGAATCGCGCCTGCTGGAACCGGGCATGGTGTTCACCATCGAGCCGGGCCTGTACGTGTCCCACGACGACACCACGGTGGATGCGAAGTGGCGCGGCATCGGCATCCGCACCGAGGACGACGTGCTGGTCACCGCCGAGGGGCCGGTCGTGCTGACCGATGCGCTGGCCCGCAGCGCCGACGAGATCGAAGCGGAGATGGCGGCCTGA
- a CDS encoding UPF0149 family protein encodes MPDLPDIAAVDAASRQLGLAMDASELHGVLCGWLAGGGATDGTWLARALADDALPAPAPGSVLDQLREAAIVQLEDRGFSFDLLLPAADHSLDERAEALFSWCRGFLGAFGLAAGAAPPLSEEGGEALQDLARLAKASAESSEDEEDEDALAELEEFVRVAALLLHGDCVLGPRHRRSLN; translated from the coding sequence ATGCCCGACCTTCCCGATATCGCCGCCGTCGACGCGGCTTCCCGCCAGTTGGGACTGGCCATGGACGCCTCCGAGCTGCACGGCGTGCTGTGCGGCTGGCTGGCCGGCGGTGGCGCCACCGACGGCACCTGGCTGGCGCGCGCGCTGGCCGACGATGCCCTGCCCGCGCCCGCGCCCGGCAGCGTGCTGGACCAGCTGCGCGAAGCGGCCATCGTCCAGCTCGAGGACCGCGGCTTCTCGTTCGACCTGCTGCTGCCTGCCGCCGATCATTCGCTGGACGAGCGCGCCGAAGCCCTGTTTTCCTGGTGTCGGGGGTTCCTGGGCGCGTTCGGGCTGGCGGCCGGCGCCGCGCCGCCGCTGTCGGAGGAGGGCGGGGAAGCGCTGCAGGATCTGGCGCGCCTGGCCAAGGCCTCGGCCGAAAGCAGCGAAGACGAGGAAGACGAGGACGCGCTGGCCGAGCTGGAAGAGTTCGTGCGCGTGGCGGCCCTGTTGCTGCATGGCGATTGCGTGCTGGGGCCCCGGCACCGCCGGAGCCTGAACTGA
- the pepQ gene encoding Xaa-Pro dipeptidase: protein MNAPASFDTDLVPLYADHLATMKRRADEALARGGFDHLVVPSGTQHWQVFDDRDYPYAVNPQFKAWLPLTRLPYSWLVYTPGERPKVIFYQPFDYWHVVPDAPSGWWVDHCDIHIIRKPDEAAALLPPAARSAILGEPQSALGDHAPNNPEPVIQYLEYQRSYKTPYEIALMRQAQRLAVRGHRAAEAAFRAGQSEFGIHMAYCTAVGQDANDLPYGNIIGLNEHAAVLHYMELQRVAPDPLRSFLIDAGASFHGYASDITRTYAYDTGSEFQAMIDAVDAAQQAMCAGVRSGVDYRQLHVDAHLTLMGILKDFGVLTVSPEAAVATGVSAAFFPHGLGHPIGLQVHDVAGFAASDRGGRIERPAGHPYLRMTRVLEPGMVVTIEPGLYFIDLLLDEVKKNGHAGSVDWARVDAFRPYGGIRIEDEVRCTDGEADNLTRPAFAEAP from the coding sequence CGACCTCGTCCCGCTGTACGCCGACCACCTGGCGACGATGAAGCGGCGTGCCGACGAGGCGCTGGCGCGGGGTGGCTTCGACCACCTGGTCGTGCCCAGCGGCACCCAGCACTGGCAGGTCTTCGACGACCGCGACTACCCGTATGCGGTCAATCCGCAGTTCAAGGCCTGGCTGCCGCTGACGCGCCTGCCCTACAGCTGGCTGGTGTACACGCCGGGCGAACGGCCGAAGGTGATCTTCTACCAGCCGTTCGACTACTGGCACGTGGTGCCGGATGCGCCCAGCGGCTGGTGGGTGGACCATTGCGACATCCACATCATCCGCAAGCCCGACGAAGCCGCCGCCCTGCTGCCGCCCGCCGCGCGCAGCGCCATTCTCGGCGAGCCGCAGAGCGCGCTCGGCGACCATGCGCCGAACAATCCCGAGCCCGTGATCCAGTACCTGGAGTACCAGCGTTCGTACAAGACGCCGTACGAGATCGCGCTGATGCGGCAGGCGCAGCGCCTGGCCGTGCGCGGCCATCGCGCCGCCGAAGCGGCGTTCCGCGCAGGCCAGAGCGAGTTCGGCATCCACATGGCCTACTGCACGGCGGTGGGCCAGGACGCCAACGATCTGCCCTACGGCAACATCATCGGCCTCAACGAGCACGCTGCGGTGCTGCACTACATGGAGCTGCAGCGCGTCGCGCCCGATCCGCTGCGCAGCTTCCTGATCGACGCCGGGGCCAGCTTCCACGGCTACGCCAGCGACATCACCCGCACCTACGCCTACGACACCGGCAGCGAGTTCCAGGCGATGATCGATGCCGTGGATGCCGCGCAGCAGGCCATGTGCGCCGGCGTGCGCAGCGGCGTGGACTACAGGCAACTGCACGTGGACGCGCACCTCACCCTGATGGGCATCCTGAAGGACTTCGGCGTGCTCACCGTCTCGCCCGAGGCCGCGGTCGCCACCGGCGTCAGCGCGGCGTTCTTCCCGCACGGCCTGGGCCATCCCATCGGCCTGCAGGTCCACGACGTGGCCGGTTTCGCCGCCAGCGACCGCGGCGGCCGCATCGAGCGCCCGGCCGGCCATCCCTACCTGCGCATGACGCGCGTGCTGGAACCGGGCATGGTCGTCACCATCGAACCCGGCCTGTACTTCATCGACCTGCTGCTGGACGAGGTGAAGAAGAACGGCCACGCCGGCAGCGTCGACTGGGCGCGCGTGGACGCGTTCCGCCCCTACGGCGGCATCCGCATCGAGGACGAAGTGCGGTGCACCGACGGCGAGGCCGACAACCTGACCCGGCCGGCGTTCGCCGAAGCGCCCTGA